From a single Eleginops maclovinus isolate JMC-PN-2008 ecotype Puerto Natales chromosome 2, JC_Emac_rtc_rv5, whole genome shotgun sequence genomic region:
- the LOC134876573 gene encoding SH2 domain-containing protein 7-like isoform X2 produces MTPGSHHTLSRKGIEQHCCMLYKQPKARCEKICHFTESRTKDQRHTKSPCFRNCLTFCFKERARMEQREPRLDVEGTEGGLRELASKWFIDTQLPNIVQNGFFPSWFQGFITRKEAEEILREKELGCFLIRLSKKAIGYILSYKGGDRCRHFVISQNESGKFVVFGETKGHDSVYELIDYYQTNAIQPFDEYLASSCFEALDKELYDTIQVSPKERPVGAVKNIQTPQINSAKLPALPRRIQEEVPPLPRRSRNMDIGPPNDPEKALYAQFKKQTPREIPRSQLICQGNFPGDNPVRPGRSTTQDQNSRSSSPSGPESVYSELSLLDTKSRSLPLLHNSCEGEQSYRLSAPPLTPPRLSPKPVRQANTFGPLPEGTDFCSTQDHMSDTAVYHLAGRASSPHNASSGTGSPEQHRDTVYAKVSNKGHFSHTYEQIPGHKDTVTPEPDSNTYEPLKNVRPKNGQHTCGFKNDKWKWLFPEIKKKW; encoded by the exons ATGACACCAGGTTCACATCACACACTCTCCAGGAAAG GGATTGAACAACATTGCTGTATGCTCTACAAACAACCCAAAGCCAGATGTGAGAAGATCTGCCACTTTACAGAGTCAAGGACTAAGGATCAGAGACATACAAAATCCCCCTGCTTCAGGAACTGTCTGACTTTTTGCTTCAAG GAGCGGGCGAGGATGGAGCAAAGGGAACCGCGCCTGGATGTTGAAGGGACTGAAGGAGGACTCAGGGAACTGGCCTCAAAGTGGTTTATAGACACTCAGTTACCAAACATCGTCCAAAACGGCTTCTTCCCCAGCTGGTTCCAGGGCTTCATCACAAGGAA GGAGGCAGAGGAAATACTCAGAGAAAAGGAGCTGGGCTGTTTTCTGATCCGTCTCAGTAAAAAGGCCATCGGATACATTCTGTCTTATAA AGGCGGGGATCGGTGTCGACATTTTGTGATAAGCCAAAATGAATCAGGGAAGTTTGTAGTGTTTGGCGAAACTAAAGGCCACGACTCGGTCTATGAGCTCATAGATTACTACCAGACGAACGCCATTCAACCTTTTGATGAGTACCTGGCATCTTCCTGTTTTGAG gcACTTGACAAAGAGCTGTATGACACAATCCAGGTTAGCCCTAAAGAAAGGCCTGTTGGAGCTGTGAAGAACATTCAAACACCACAGATTAACTCAGCGAAGCTTCCTGCCCTTCCACGCAGGATACAAGAG GAAGTTCCTCCTTTGCCTCGGAGGAGCAGGAACATGGACATTGGTCCGCCGAATGACCCGGAGAAGGCTCTGTATGCTCAGTTTAAGAAGCAAACACCCAGGGAGATACCAAGATCCCAACTCATCTGTCAGGGCAATTTCCCTGGAGATAATCCAGTGAGACCTGGGAGATCAACAACTCAGGATCAGAACAGCAGGAGCAGTTCTCCGTCTGGACCAGAGTCTGTTTACTCTGAGCTTAGCCTGCTGGATACCAAGAGCAGGTCTCTACCGCTTTTGCACAACAGCTGTGAGGGAGAGCAGTCTTACAGGCTGAGTGCACCCCCCCTAACGCCACCAAGACTTTCCCCTAAGCCCGTCAGACAAGCCAATACTTTTGGTCCGCTGCCTGAGGGCACAGACTTTTGCAGCACTCAGGATCACATGAGTGACACTGCTGTTTATCACCTGGCTGGCAGAGCTAGCAGCCCACACAATGCATCTTCTGGGACTGGATCTCCAGAGCAGCATAGGGATACAGTGTACGCTAAGGTCTCCAATAAAGGCCACTTCTCTCATACATATGAGCAGATTCCTGGCCACAAGGACACAGTGACACCTGAACCCGACAGCAACACTTACGAGCCTCTGAAGAACGTCAGACCCAAAAATGGTCAACACACCTGTGGGTTTAAG AATGATAAATGGAAATGGCTGTTCCCCGAGATCAAGAAGAAATGGTGA
- the LOC134876573 gene encoding SH2 domain-containing protein 7-like isoform X1, with protein sequence MSSVYISHVQLYSLRRASVGDKRLTEFERSFLTFAEMTPGSHHTLSRKGIEQHCCMLYKQPKARCEKICHFTESRTKDQRHTKSPCFRNCLTFCFKERARMEQREPRLDVEGTEGGLRELASKWFIDTQLPNIVQNGFFPSWFQGFITRKEAEEILREKELGCFLIRLSKKAIGYILSYKGGDRCRHFVISQNESGKFVVFGETKGHDSVYELIDYYQTNAIQPFDEYLASSCFEALDKELYDTIQVSPKERPVGAVKNIQTPQINSAKLPALPRRIQEEVPPLPRRSRNMDIGPPNDPEKALYAQFKKQTPREIPRSQLICQGNFPGDNPVRPGRSTTQDQNSRSSSPSGPESVYSELSLLDTKSRSLPLLHNSCEGEQSYRLSAPPLTPPRLSPKPVRQANTFGPLPEGTDFCSTQDHMSDTAVYHLAGRASSPHNASSGTGSPEQHRDTVYAKVSNKGHFSHTYEQIPGHKDTVTPEPDSNTYEPLKNVRPKNGQHTCGFKNDKWKWLFPEIKKKW encoded by the exons ATGTCATCAGTCTATATCTCCCATGTACAGTTATACTCCCTCAGAAGAGCTTCTGTTGGAGATAAACGACTGACAGAGTTTGAGAGGAGCTTTTTAACATTCGCTGAAATGACACCAGGTTCACATCACACACTCTCCAGGAAAG GGATTGAACAACATTGCTGTATGCTCTACAAACAACCCAAAGCCAGATGTGAGAAGATCTGCCACTTTACAGAGTCAAGGACTAAGGATCAGAGACATACAAAATCCCCCTGCTTCAGGAACTGTCTGACTTTTTGCTTCAAG GAGCGGGCGAGGATGGAGCAAAGGGAACCGCGCCTGGATGTTGAAGGGACTGAAGGAGGACTCAGGGAACTGGCCTCAAAGTGGTTTATAGACACTCAGTTACCAAACATCGTCCAAAACGGCTTCTTCCCCAGCTGGTTCCAGGGCTTCATCACAAGGAA GGAGGCAGAGGAAATACTCAGAGAAAAGGAGCTGGGCTGTTTTCTGATCCGTCTCAGTAAAAAGGCCATCGGATACATTCTGTCTTATAA AGGCGGGGATCGGTGTCGACATTTTGTGATAAGCCAAAATGAATCAGGGAAGTTTGTAGTGTTTGGCGAAACTAAAGGCCACGACTCGGTCTATGAGCTCATAGATTACTACCAGACGAACGCCATTCAACCTTTTGATGAGTACCTGGCATCTTCCTGTTTTGAG gcACTTGACAAAGAGCTGTATGACACAATCCAGGTTAGCCCTAAAGAAAGGCCTGTTGGAGCTGTGAAGAACATTCAAACACCACAGATTAACTCAGCGAAGCTTCCTGCCCTTCCACGCAGGATACAAGAG GAAGTTCCTCCTTTGCCTCGGAGGAGCAGGAACATGGACATTGGTCCGCCGAATGACCCGGAGAAGGCTCTGTATGCTCAGTTTAAGAAGCAAACACCCAGGGAGATACCAAGATCCCAACTCATCTGTCAGGGCAATTTCCCTGGAGATAATCCAGTGAGACCTGGGAGATCAACAACTCAGGATCAGAACAGCAGGAGCAGTTCTCCGTCTGGACCAGAGTCTGTTTACTCTGAGCTTAGCCTGCTGGATACCAAGAGCAGGTCTCTACCGCTTTTGCACAACAGCTGTGAGGGAGAGCAGTCTTACAGGCTGAGTGCACCCCCCCTAACGCCACCAAGACTTTCCCCTAAGCCCGTCAGACAAGCCAATACTTTTGGTCCGCTGCCTGAGGGCACAGACTTTTGCAGCACTCAGGATCACATGAGTGACACTGCTGTTTATCACCTGGCTGGCAGAGCTAGCAGCCCACACAATGCATCTTCTGGGACTGGATCTCCAGAGCAGCATAGGGATACAGTGTACGCTAAGGTCTCCAATAAAGGCCACTTCTCTCATACATATGAGCAGATTCCTGGCCACAAGGACACAGTGACACCTGAACCCGACAGCAACACTTACGAGCCTCTGAAGAACGTCAGACCCAAAAATGGTCAACACACCTGTGGGTTTAAG AATGATAAATGGAAATGGCTGTTCCCCGAGATCAAGAAGAAATGGTGA